One Desulfonatronum thiodismutans DNA segment encodes these proteins:
- a CDS encoding cytochrome c3 family protein, protein MRSRVLFVCCLALCVFIAGTIVAQEDRYFIESKAFENRQRTGVEFNHLLHYEIIDCMDCHHDYVDVKGKKENVWDMFSGKNYCSDCHTVSGEDETGMGLMQAFHEQCIGCHQEYLRQGKNTGYIMCGECHVRP, encoded by the coding sequence ATGCGAAGCAGAGTTCTTTTCGTCTGTTGCCTTGCCCTGTGCGTCTTCATTGCCGGGACCATCGTCGCCCAGGAAGATCGCTATTTCATCGAAAGCAAGGCCTTTGAAAACCGGCAGCGCACCGGAGTGGAGTTCAACCATCTGCTGCACTATGAAATCATCGACTGTATGGACTGCCATCACGATTACGTCGATGTCAAAGGAAAAAAGGAAAACGTCTGGGACATGTTTTCCGGAAAAAACTACTGCTCCGATTGTCATACGGTGAGTGGTGAGGACGAGACGGGCATGGGCCTGATGCAGGCCTTTCACGAGCAGTGCATCGGCTGTCACCAGGAGTATCTCCGCCAAGGAAAAAACACCGGGTACATCATGTGTGGGGAATGTCACGTCAGGCCATAA